The following coding sequences lie in one Streptococcus suis genomic window:
- a CDS encoding HicB family protein, which yields MKYNYLALFEADKENGGYSISFPDFPGAFSEADNLSEAIFNAREVLEIYTIMFEDEGKEFPKPSSFKALASNLASDDDVIQAISVDTELVRERERSKIVNKTVTLPSWLVEVGKENKVNFSQLLQKAIREELQV from the coding sequence ATGAAATATAATTATTTAGCATTGTTTGAAGCAGATAAGGAAAATGGTGGCTACAGCATTTCTTTCCCTGATTTCCCTGGAGCATTTAGCGAAGCCGACAATCTAAGCGAAGCTATTTTCAACGCTCGTGAAGTTCTTGAAATCTATACCATCATGTTTGAAGACGAGGGTAAAGAATTTCCTAAACCATCATCATTCAAAGCACTTGCAAGCAACCTAGCAAGCGATGATGATGTGATACAGGCTATCTCTGTTGATACCGAACTTGTCCGTGAGCGTGAACGCTCTAAAATCGTCAATAAGACTGTCACACTGCCAAGCTGGCTTGTGGAAGTTGGAAAAGAGAACAAGGTCAATTTTAGCCAACTGTTGCAAAAAGCAATCCGTGAGGAATTGCAAGTATAA
- a CDS encoding addiction module toxin, HicA family, translated as MTERELKKIAKKQGFSKTNFGKGSHEVWKHPDGRTVTIPKPKEKDYRPGTLSNILKVLYGE; from the coding sequence ATGACAGAGCGAGAGCTTAAGAAGATTGCTAAGAAGCAAGGTTTCAGTAAAACAAACTTTGGCAAAGGGTCTCACGAGGTTTGGAAACATCCAGACGGACGGACAGTGACGATACCTAAACCAAAAGAAAAGGATTACAGACCAGGCACACTAAGCAACATTCTCAAAGTCTTGTACGGGGAGTGA
- a CDS encoding CopG family transcriptional regulator codes for MSPRTGRPKSEKPLNVEVKARIDTELNKQLEDYCLQKKTTRTEVVRKGIKLVLGLEENK; via the coding sequence ACAGGAAGACCTAAGAGTGAAAAACCACTTAATGTCGAAGTTAAGGCAAGAATTGATACAGAGTTAAATAAACAACTGGAAGATTATTGTCTACAAAAAAAGACCACTCGTACCGAGGTGGTCAGAAAAGGCATAAAGTTAGTTTTAGGTCTGGAAGAAAACAAATAA